The genomic stretch ATGAGATACTAACTTATCCCACAGGTCCTTCCTCTCTTCTCTAGTATTTAATGCATAGACATAACACAATTCAAATGTCATTTGAAGAGGAATGTGATGAACTTCACACTTGATTACTTGAGCTAACATACTCATAAGAATGACCTTGTAGTAATCAGGTCTCCAAGTAATCCAAATTCTACCATTATAATGGTACTCAAGGTTTGTAAGGTACTTCCATCCCACAAACATGTTATTTGCTAGCTTCTCAATTCTGTTACTTTTTATTTTGGTTTCTAATAGACCAACCAACCCCACTCTTTCCTCATTGCAAAGGAGTTTAACCTCTTTTTGCTTATTAGGAATATGAATCCCCTAACATTCCAACTTAACATATTAACGATCCCTAAGGGGATGATTTTTTTAGCCTCCCTTATTTATGTTACTCCCTCCTTTTTTGTTATGTTGACCTCTTTACTGTGCAGGACTTGAAAAGAATTTGAGTTCTCAACTTGTTGCTGCTTTTGTTATGGTTTTCCTACTTTCAATGGGGTCTGCCAGCTTGTAATATCCCTTGCTTTTACTTCCCTGATTGTCTCACCACCATTTGCTCTCTATAATCATCAGTTCTGGTACTTGTTTCCTCCTTCCTTTGTTCAAAGTTCACCGGAATTTGTTCATTGCTCTTATTATTTTTGGGTTCTGTTTGTGCCACATTGTTCATCTCCTTATGTTGTTCTGCATTTTCCATTGCCAGTTTCTTCTTGATCCTACAAACTTCCTCTGCATGCCCATATTTAGAGCAATAACTGCACAAAATTGGCTTCCAGTCATAGATGACTTTTTGTTTGATTAACTTGCTTCTTTCATTCCGAAAGAGAACTACATCTGGTCGTTTTGCATTCATTCCTACCTCAACTAGCAACCTTGCAAAATTCATTCCATTCCTCTTTTCTATATTTTGGTCCACCATAATATGTTTCCCTACTAAGCTGCCTATCTTGCTCAAACCTTTCTTATTCCAATATTTGAAGTCCAGTCCAGGAAACTTAATCCAAAATGGAACTGTTAGCAATTCCTCTCTGCTGAATCCAAATTCAGGTGTCCAAGCCTTTACAATGAATGGTTTCATGTCAAAATGGCAAAGCAACATGGTATTCACTACATATTTCTTTTGTACTAGCTTACACTTCTCAAATTACaatatatatttcattgtatacCAAAGAGGATGAACACACATGTTGTCGGAGTAAAATGGAAGTTTCTCTACCTCGGACTGCCATGTTGCATATCAAAATGCTCCTCCTCTTGCACATTAAACAAGTTTTACAATTAACATTAACTGTCATGTCAATTGTGATATATATACACCAAAAAAAAATGTGATATATATGACAATTCCGATTTATAAGTAGCATTCGACAACAGCGATTTAATTATAAGTCGCATTGGGTTATAGCGATTCGAATTTGTCAATTGATATTTATAAGTCACATTTGGTAATTGCATGCATAAGTCGCCCAATTGCGATATACAGTCCATTTAAGCCGCTCAATTTTTTTCGCTCGCTTACATTGTTACTCCCTctattccagtttatgtgaaccttttcttttttggtctgttccaaaaagaatgaccctttctaaatttggtaacaatttagcttaaacttacaattctacccttaatgagaagcttttataaccacacaaatactctgggtccctttttgacttgtttaggaccacaaattctaaaactcttcattttttcttaagcTCCATGCTCAgccaaacaggttcacataaattggaacggagggggTATATTTTATTAATTGCTCAGAAAAGTGAATAAGGAATATGTGAAAGCCGTGATTACCTTAATGAGTAACTGAAGTTTTGAACTCCCTACAACATAAGGTATTTATAGCTACGAAATCTCAGCTATGAATTTAAAAATCGTGGCTAATACCGAACAATAGCCACAAGAATTAGAATTTCCTGGCTATTTACAAATTCGTAAAATTTGCTAGCCACGAAATTAAATTCGAAAAGCTAATTCCTTATTTTTGCTATAATTGCTAACAATCGTAGCAATAATTGCCTAAATAGCTATAAATTTATTGCTACAATAAAATTGCGTAGCTAATTCATACCCTTTAACCACGGCATTAAAAGTTATTGTAGCAATAGTAACCTTTTAGCCACaataaattatttaaataaaatattatagCTAAATAAATACATTTGCTTTGAATTATAAAAAATTGTGGCAATAGGTAAATGATCTAGCCACAGATTTATTGCTATGACAAAATTATTGTATTGTTAGTTTTTGCTACAAACTGAAAGTTATTGTAGCAAAAGTAACTTTTAACCataataaattatttaaaatacaaTATTATAACTAGATAAATATTTTTGCTTCAAGTTCTAAAAAATAACGACAATAATTAGCTTAATagctataattttttttaatacagACTTGTCTAGCCACAAATTTATTGCTCTGATAAAATTTCGTAGCCAATCATTAGCTTTTGCCACAAGCTGAAACTTTCTATAGTAATAATAACCTTAAAGGCCTATGAAATTATTCGAAACAAAATCTTGTAGCTAATAATGAGTATTTTTGCTTCAAactagaaagaaaataaaaatagttggcttaaaaaaaatgaaaatagttgcCATGACAAAAATAATGAATATTTTTGCTCGATTATGAAAATCATGACAAGAGTTGTCTAACAATATTAGGTAACAAAATCgtggacaatggctatttaaacattctgcccaggcattcaaatccttcttcgcgaatgcggtcaaagcctcgcgttcgcgaagcacaaacttaagttGACCAAATTTTCCTCCTTCGCAAACGCGTCtgacctctcgcgaacgcgatgcctccaGACTCCAACCTTCGCGAATGTGGCTCCCCTTCTCGCGAAGGCAATGCTCAATGGCCCAGCCCTACACGAACGCgggacctccctcgcgaacgcgaaggccaaaccttcagcctcacctgctaacccttcgcgaacgcgaggctccactcgcgaacgcgaaggccaattgtCTGCAACACCCAACAGCAGATTTCTGCAACTTTctaaaacatgaaatggtccgattgaccacctgaaactcacctgaggcccctgggacctcaaccaaacatgccaacataacccataacatcattaaaacttgtttgaATGctcgaaatgctcaaaacaacatcaaaacaccaaattcgcatcggattcaagcctaagaattctaaaatcttctaaattacgcttttgataaaacaaaaagtctaccaaactatgtccgaatgacctgaaattttgcacacacatcccaaatgacaaaacggaactactgcaactcccggaattccattccgacccttatatcaaaatctcacctatcaaccggaaaacgccaaaatttcaatttcgccaattcgaaCCTAAATCttctccgaacctccaaaacacattccgatcacgctcctaagtcccaaatcacctcccgaagctatccgaaccatcggaactcacatccgagccctttaacacataagtcaacatccggttgacttttccaacttaagcttccacaaaggagactaagtgtctcaaaccttaacaaaacctctccgaacccgagccaaccaattcgatcacacatagaaccgataaacaaagcaataagaagcagaaatgggaaaaacggagcggtaactcatgaaacgaccggcggATCGTTACAATTAcaataatataaaatatgagTTTGATCGAACTCATATTTTATATTATGGCAATGTGCATGTCATATACTCTATTACTTTTAAATAAGTTTacctttttatttcaaaaaagtATTCATATTGAGGACTTTAATTGTTGTAGGATATTTATGTATATGGTCcttaataatttttacatcacttaatatatatatatatatatatataaataatatatatatatataagaagtcATTTTTAAATAAGCGCTCATATATTAAAGAGCTTTGTGAGGGAGGCTTGGTGCATTTAGTTTTGATAAATGACCAAAGGCTCTAATCATATACAAGAAACATATTtaatactacaagaaaataataaaaatcttaATGAAAATTGATATTTCGTAGCTGCATAATCACGTATTTACAATGAATTTATGGTTTCATCACTAATTAAAATTTTTATATTGAAATAATAAGTTTtacaattaataataaaatttattgctaaTTTTTGCCCCCATATATGATGACAAATTAAATTTAAAAGCAGGATTTTTATCTTAACATTATTGTTTGTATTaactttatataatttttatatctAGTTACACTAAGATATCAAGTCCATACAAAAGTTAATTATACTGTTATTCTGGTTAAATTAGTATTAGTTGTAAGTtctaattttattaaaaatattgaATTACATATAATTAATGTGTGAATAACTAATTATTGAGAATTAAACAAATTAATATATTTAGTCTAGACGATAAAATACATTATGATAAGGTTTTTACAATCTTAATAAATATCATAAATCAAATTATACGTTGaatcataaaataaaatttt from Nicotiana sylvestris chromosome 12, ASM39365v2, whole genome shotgun sequence encodes the following:
- the LOC138882667 gene encoding uncharacterized protein: MLLCHFDMKPFIVKAWTPEFGFSREELLTVPFWIKFPGLDFKYWNKKGLSKIGSLVGKHIMVDQNIEKRNGMNFARLLVEVGMNAKRPDVVLFRNERSKLIKQKVIYDWKPILCSYCSKYGHAEEVCRIKKKLAMENAEQHKEMNNVAQTEPKNNKSNEQIPVNFEQRKEETSTRTDDYREQMVGIHIPNKQKEVKLLCNEERVGLVGLLETKIKSNRIEKLANNMFVGWKYLTNLEYHYNGRIWITWRPDYYKVILMSMLAQVIKCEVHHIPLQMTFELCYVYALNTREERKDLWDKLVSHSRGCTRPWMILRDFNSILKTEDIIGRNPVTWAEVKDFHNCVVECGLLELPAQGNRYTWNDKHEEQRIFSKID